The Paenibacillus sophorae genome has a segment encoding these proteins:
- a CDS encoding homocysteine synthase, giving the protein MSEQANLSFETLAVHAGQQIDPTTFARAVPLYQTTSYGFRDAEHAANLFGLKEFGNIYTRLTNPTTDVFEQRIAALESGAAALATASGASAISFSILNIAGAGDEIVSSASLYGGTYNLFSTTLPKLGIKVNFVDSDNPENFRSAITEKTKALFAETIGNPRGDVLDIEAVAAIAHEHGIPLIVDNTFPSPYLLRPIEHGADIVVHSATKFIGGHGTSIGGVIVDGGKFDWKASGKFPGLTEPDPSYHGLVYADALGPIAYIIKARVQLLRDIGASISPFNSWLLLQGLETLHLRVERHSQNAQKVAEFLEAHEDVEWVSYPGLPSHPSYELAQKYLPKGQGAILTFGIKGGSEAGRKVIENVKLFSHLANVGDSKSLIIHPASTTHQQLSEDEQLSAGVTPELIRLSIGTEAIADILDDLRQAIAASQGVTVGS; this is encoded by the coding sequence ATGTCAGAACAAGCCAATCTGTCGTTTGAAACGCTCGCCGTCCATGCCGGGCAGCAAATCGATCCAACTACGTTCGCCCGCGCCGTTCCGCTTTATCAGACTACTTCTTACGGATTCAGGGATGCGGAGCATGCGGCCAATCTGTTCGGATTGAAAGAGTTTGGGAACATTTACACGCGTCTGACGAATCCGACGACCGATGTGTTCGAGCAGCGGATTGCTGCGCTGGAAAGCGGGGCAGCTGCGCTGGCGACAGCTTCTGGCGCGTCGGCTATTTCCTTCTCTATTCTAAATATTGCCGGAGCCGGAGATGAAATTGTATCCTCGGCAAGCCTGTACGGGGGCACATACAATCTCTTCTCCACTACACTGCCTAAGCTGGGCATTAAAGTCAATTTCGTAGACTCGGATAATCCGGAGAATTTCCGCAGCGCCATCACCGAGAAGACCAAAGCGCTGTTTGCGGAAACGATCGGCAATCCGCGGGGCGACGTGCTGGACATTGAAGCGGTGGCCGCTATCGCGCATGAGCATGGTATCCCGCTTATTGTTGACAATACGTTTCCGAGCCCCTATCTGCTCCGCCCGATTGAGCACGGAGCCGACATCGTCGTCCATTCGGCTACCAAATTCATTGGGGGCCACGGCACCTCTATCGGCGGAGTGATTGTGGACGGAGGCAAATTCGACTGGAAGGCCAGCGGCAAGTTTCCGGGCCTGACGGAGCCGGATCCAAGCTACCACGGTCTGGTCTATGCCGACGCCCTAGGACCGATCGCCTACATTATCAAGGCCCGTGTTCAACTGCTCCGCGATATTGGAGCGTCGATCTCGCCGTTTAACTCCTGGCTGCTGCTGCAGGGGCTTGAGACGCTGCATCTGCGGGTGGAGCGCCACAGCCAGAACGCCCAGAAGGTGGCGGAATTCCTGGAAGCCCATGAAGACGTGGAATGGGTAAGCTATCCGGGACTGCCGAGCCATCCATCCTACGAGCTCGCGCAGAAGTATTTGCCGAAAGGCCAGGGAGCGATCCTGACCTTTGGCATCAAGGGAGGAAGCGAGGCGGGCCGCAAGGTGATCGAGAATGTGAAGCTGTTCTCGCATCTGGCGAATGTCGGTGATTCCAAGTCGCTGATCATTCATCCGGCCAGCACAACCCATCAGCAGCTGTCGGAAGATGAGCAGCTGTCCGCGGGTGTGACGCCCGAGCTGATCCGCCTGTCGATCGGTACGGAAGCAATCGCCGATATACTGGATGATTTGCGGCAGGCGATTGCGGCCAGCCAGGGAGTAACCGTTGGCTCATAA
- the deoC gene encoding deoxyribose-phosphate aldolase has protein sequence MSEINLTRMIDHTLLKADARKEDIVKLAEEAKSYKFASVCVNPAWVSVAYEVLRDTPEVKVCTVIGFPLGATTPETKAFETVNAIRNGAEEVDMVINIGALKDGNDELVKRDIAAVVEEARGKALTKVIIETSLLTEEEKIRACKLAVEAGADYVKTSTGFSTGGATKEDIALMRSIVGPDIGVKASGGVRSVEDALVMVGAGATRIGTSGGVAIAKGEQNISGY, from the coding sequence ATGAGCGAAATCAATCTGACCCGAATGATCGATCATACGCTGCTGAAAGCGGATGCTCGAAAAGAAGACATTGTAAAACTGGCGGAAGAAGCCAAAAGCTATAAATTCGCCTCCGTATGCGTCAACCCTGCATGGGTTTCCGTTGCCTATGAGGTGTTAAGGGACACGCCAGAGGTAAAGGTATGCACGGTAATCGGCTTTCCGCTGGGCGCTACGACGCCGGAGACAAAGGCTTTTGAAACGGTGAACGCTATCCGAAACGGCGCGGAAGAGGTTGATATGGTCATCAACATCGGCGCTCTAAAGGACGGTAACGACGAGCTGGTGAAACGCGATATCGCCGCCGTGGTGGAAGAGGCGCGCGGGAAGGCGCTGACCAAGGTCATTATTGAGACTAGCCTGCTTACGGAAGAAGAGAAGATCCGGGCCTGCAAGCTGGCTGTGGAAGCCGGGGCCGATTATGTGAAGACATCGACAGGGTTTTCTACCGGCGGGGCAACCAAAGAAGATATTGCGTTAATGCGCAGTATAGTAGGACCAGACATCGGCGTCAAAGCCTCCGGCGGCGTACGCAGCGTGGAAGACGCTCTGGTTATGGTCGGCGCGGGCGCAACGCGGATCGGCACCAGCGGCGGTGTAGCGATTGCCAAAGGAGAGCAGAATATTTCCGGTTATTAA
- a CDS encoding prohibitin family protein: protein MEINPKQRSFRSGRIISTVAAILLVLLIGGNAFSSVEYGHVGLYKTFGKLNDNVLSPGIHFKIPFIQSIIQVNTQVTKAETDTSASSKDLQPVSTHVAVNFSVNKESAYNLMNNIGGSFDSVIINPAIQEIVKEVTARYPAEDLITRRDVVAGEISEHLKNRLAKYDLIVNDINIVNFKFSEAFNDSIEAKQVAQQQALKAENDLKRIEIEAKQKIAQAQAEAQSLRLKKQEVTPELVQLKQIEVQEKALDKWDGKLPTVTGGATPFIDINSLAAK from the coding sequence ATGGAGATCAATCCAAAACAAAGGTCGTTTCGTTCCGGAAGGATTATCAGCACGGTTGCTGCAATACTCCTCGTGCTGCTGATCGGGGGAAATGCATTTTCATCGGTGGAATACGGACATGTGGGGCTGTACAAGACGTTCGGAAAGCTGAACGACAATGTATTGTCGCCGGGCATCCATTTTAAAATACCCTTCATCCAGTCCATCATCCAGGTCAACACGCAGGTGACCAAGGCGGAAACCGACACATCGGCTTCGTCGAAAGATCTTCAGCCCGTATCCACGCATGTAGCGGTTAACTTTTCCGTGAACAAGGAGTCGGCGTACAACCTGATGAACAATATCGGCGGAAGCTTCGATTCAGTCATCATTAATCCCGCTATCCAGGAAATAGTCAAGGAAGTTACGGCGAGATATCCTGCGGAGGATCTGATTACCCGCCGCGACGTTGTCGCCGGCGAGATCAGCGAGCATTTGAAGAACCGGCTTGCCAAATACGATTTGATCGTAAATGATATTAATATTGTAAATTTCAAATTCTCCGAAGCGTTTAACGATTCGATTGAAGCGAAGCAGGTAGCCCAGCAGCAGGCGCTGAAAGCAGAGAACGATCTGAAGCGGATCGAAATCGAGGCGAAGCAAAAGATCGCGCAGGCGCAGGCGGAAGCCCAGTCGCTCAGGCTGAAGAAGCAGGAAGTGACGCCCGAGCTAGTACAGCTGAAGCAGATCGAGGTTCAGGAGAAGGCGCTGGATAAATGGGATGGGAAGCTGCCGACCGTTACCGGAGGCGCGACTCCTTTTATCGACATCAATTCTCTGGCCGCTAAATAA
- a CDS encoding HPr family phosphocarrier protein, with amino-acid sequence MRVHDITLARDFSSDDLKCISMKAGSYLSEIILLKPDAVIDVKSLLGMMLYPLKKGFVITIRTKGKDEEEALDFMCEIMDPR; translated from the coding sequence ATGCGTGTGCACGATATTACTCTGGCCCGCGACTTTTCCTCCGATGACCTCAAGTGCATATCCATGAAAGCGGGAAGCTACCTTTCCGAGATTATTCTGCTTAAGCCGGATGCGGTCATCGATGTGAAAAGCTTGCTGGGAATGATGCTGTATCCGCTCAAAAAAGGCTTTGTCATCACCATCCGCACAAAAGGCAAGGATGAAGAAGAAGCACTGGACTTTATGTGTGAGATTATGGATCCCCGCTAA
- a CDS encoding bifunctional 3-deoxy-7-phosphoheptulonate synthase/chorismate mutase produces MSNAELEQLRNRLDEINSELLALISERAAIVRDIGAVKEKQGVPKFDPEREKKMLEKLVAENKGPFTESTIRTLFKQIFKASLDLQSAEHKKSLLVSRKTRKEDTVILLPGDVVVGGNASLMVAGPCSIESEKQTRAVAAALQKAGVRVMRGGAFKPRTSPYDFQGLGMDGLRILREAADEYGLLTISEIVDPAHIEPSLDYVDIIQIGARNMQNFELLKAAGEVNKPVLLKRGLAATMEEFLHAAEYIMSRGNTQVMLIERGIRTYEKWTRNTLDISAVPILKQESHLPVLVDVTHSTGRKDILIPCAKAALAAGADGIMVEVHPDPATALSDAAQQLNIDEFNTFFDEVKASGLYRQ; encoded by the coding sequence ATGAGCAATGCGGAATTAGAACAATTAAGAAACCGGTTGGATGAGATCAACAGCGAACTGCTTGCGCTTATTTCGGAGCGGGCGGCGATTGTCCGTGATATCGGGGCTGTCAAGGAGAAGCAGGGAGTGCCGAAATTCGATCCCGAACGGGAAAAGAAGATGCTCGAGAAGCTCGTTGCCGAAAACAAAGGACCATTCACCGAAAGCACGATTCGCACGCTGTTCAAGCAGATCTTCAAGGCATCGCTTGACCTGCAAAGCGCCGAGCACAAGAAGAGCCTGCTGGTCAGCCGCAAGACCCGTAAGGAAGACACCGTTATCCTCCTTCCTGGAGACGTTGTGGTGGGCGGCAACGCTTCGTTGATGGTGGCCGGTCCCTGCTCGATCGAGAGCGAGAAGCAGACCCGTGCGGTAGCCGCAGCGCTGCAAAAAGCGGGTGTGCGTGTAATGCGTGGCGGTGCGTTCAAGCCCCGCACTTCGCCTTATGATTTCCAAGGACTCGGCATGGACGGACTGCGTATTCTGCGCGAAGCCGCGGATGAATACGGCCTTCTGACGATCAGTGAAATCGTGGACCCGGCGCATATCGAGCCGTCGCTCGACTATGTCGATATTATTCAGATCGGCGCGCGCAACATGCAGAACTTTGAGCTGCTCAAGGCTGCCGGCGAGGTGAACAAGCCGGTGCTGCTGAAGCGCGGACTTGCGGCGACGATGGAGGAGTTCCTGCATGCGGCGGAGTATATTATGTCTCGCGGCAATACTCAGGTCATGCTGATTGAGCGCGGCATCCGCACCTACGAGAAATGGACACGCAACACGCTGGATATTTCCGCCGTGCCGATTCTGAAGCAGGAGAGCCATCTGCCGGTTCTGGTAGACGTGACTCATTCCACCGGCCGCAAGGATATTCTCATTCCATGCGCGAAGGCTGCGCTTGCGGCGGGAGCCGACGGCATTATGGTCGAGGTTCATCCCGATCCGGCGACGGCGCTGTCCGACGCGGCGCAGCAGCTTAACATTGATGAGTTCAACACATTCTTCGACGAAGTGAAGGCGTCGGGATTGTACCGCCAATAA
- a CDS encoding LysE family translocator: MEIFIGYIILGLSLSAPIGPINAAQLDKGIRSGFWHAWFVGLGAICADILYMLLVYLGVIHLLDSPYIKTFLWLFGFLVLTYTGIESIKDAGHVSFSGSRREDNRLSKSLLSGFLMSLFNPLSILFWLGIYGSVLAKAAEEYPTQQLLLYSSGIVLGILLWDISMAGAASFFRKLLTNRVLKCLSVLSGLSLVGFGLYFGLEAARLLFLH; the protein is encoded by the coding sequence GTGGAAATCTTTATCGGCTACATTATTCTTGGTCTATCGCTTTCCGCCCCTATAGGGCCCATAAACGCCGCACAATTGGACAAAGGCATACGCAGCGGCTTCTGGCACGCCTGGTTTGTCGGGCTTGGCGCCATCTGCGCGGATATTCTATATATGCTGCTTGTCTATTTAGGCGTCATTCATCTGCTGGATTCCCCTTATATCAAGACTTTCCTTTGGCTGTTCGGCTTTCTTGTGCTGACCTACACCGGCATTGAGAGCATAAAAGATGCCGGGCATGTTTCATTTTCCGGATCAAGACGTGAAGATAATCGGCTCAGTAAATCTTTGCTGTCCGGATTTTTGATGTCGCTGTTCAATCCGCTGTCGATTCTATTCTGGCTGGGTATTTACGGTTCCGTATTGGCCAAGGCTGCTGAAGAATATCCAACGCAGCAGCTGCTTCTTTACAGCAGCGGCATTGTTCTGGGGATTCTTCTATGGGACATCAGCATGGCCGGCGCCGCCAGCTTTTTCCGGAAACTCTTGACGAATCGTGTATTAAAATGTCTGTCCGTATTATCCGGACTGTCGCTGGTCGGCTTCGGTCTTTACTTTGGCTTGGAAGCGGCCCGGCTCCTCTTTCTCCACTAA
- a CDS encoding amino acid permease, whose product MEKQSASKDIGKLKWWQLSLLGVAGTIGTGYFLGSGLAIMIGGPSVLIAYLLAAAGTYVVFDALARMTADHPEQGSFRSYAQKAFGGWAGFGSGYVYLCSELLIMGSQLTALSIFSRFWFPSVPMWIFAAGFGLLSLIIVFFGNKGFDKVENVLAVIKIAAILMFLIIAVGLLAGWIDGGRYKPNLPLTAAEIFPSGRMGLWSSFIFAFYAYGGIEVLGIMSYRLRKPEEAPKAGKIMLLTLAVVYALSIALAVTMVPHSKFNSKESPFVLALSSDHLAFVPHIFNGVLIVAGFSTMTASLYAVTSMIITLAQEGDAPGVFSRKLKGKYPLPALGLIAAGLAATIVMSLLMPGKVYEYITTAAGLMLLYNWVFILLSSAKLLQPAKLSGVKRWCGLILIFAAAAGTIFHHESRPGLFISLLLVALIAGCDAVVQHVRKGRSGKPGEMNEPQTPVDVPLHGSLSGGFWIKAIRLRKSRS is encoded by the coding sequence ATGGAAAAACAATCGGCTTCGAAAGACATCGGGAAGCTCAAGTGGTGGCAGTTGTCTTTGCTGGGAGTCGCGGGAACGATCGGAACGGGCTATTTTTTAGGGTCTGGCCTGGCGATTATGATCGGAGGACCGTCTGTACTGATCGCTTACCTTCTGGCCGCAGCCGGAACCTATGTTGTCTTTGACGCACTGGCGCGGATGACGGCGGATCACCCGGAGCAGGGCTCATTCCGTTCATATGCCCAGAAGGCGTTCGGCGGATGGGCGGGATTCGGAAGCGGATATGTTTACTTATGCTCCGAACTGCTTATTATGGGCAGCCAGCTTACGGCCTTGTCCATCTTCTCGCGGTTCTGGTTTCCGTCTGTTCCGATGTGGATATTCGCCGCCGGTTTCGGTTTGCTCAGTCTGATTATCGTCTTTTTTGGGAACAAAGGGTTTGACAAGGTTGAGAATGTGCTTGCCGTCATCAAAATCGCAGCGATACTCATGTTTCTGATTATTGCTGTAGGACTTCTTGCGGGTTGGATCGACGGCGGGCGGTATAAGCCGAACCTGCCGCTGACGGCTGCTGAGATTTTCCCGAGCGGCAGAATGGGGCTGTGGTCGTCATTTATTTTTGCCTTTTACGCGTATGGAGGCATTGAGGTGCTCGGCATCATGTCTTACCGGCTCCGCAAGCCGGAAGAAGCTCCCAAAGCGGGTAAGATCATGCTGCTGACCCTGGCAGTGGTGTATGCCTTGTCGATCGCCCTGGCCGTCACGATGGTGCCGCATTCTAAATTCAACTCGAAAGAGAGCCCGTTTGTGCTGGCTTTAAGCAGCGACCATCTGGCTTTTGTTCCCCATATCTTTAACGGGGTGCTGATTGTTGCCGGCTTCTCGACGATGACCGCTTCGCTGTATGCCGTAACATCCATGATCATCACGCTTGCGCAGGAAGGCGATGCTCCAGGGGTGTTCTCGCGAAAGCTGAAAGGCAAATATCCGCTGCCTGCGCTCGGGCTGATCGCGGCAGGTCTTGCGGCGACCATAGTTATGTCTCTCTTGATGCCAGGAAAAGTATATGAATATATCACCACGGCCGCTGGTCTGATGCTGCTTTATAACTGGGTGTTTATTTTGCTGTCTTCCGCCAAGCTGCTGCAGCCCGCCAAGCTCAGCGGCGTCAAACGCTGGTGCGGGCTGATATTGATATTCGCTGCGGCGGCCGGGACGATATTTCATCATGAGAGCCGGCCCGGGTTATTCATCAGCCTGCTGCTTGTGGCGCTGATTGCCGGGTGCGATGCGGTTGTCCAGCATGTGCGTAAAGGCCGGAGCGGTAAGCCGGGGGAAATGAATGAACCGCAGACGCCTGTCGATGTTCCCCTGCACGGAAGTTTGAGCGGCGGCTTTTGGATTAAGGCGATCCGTCTGCGTAAATCGCGGTCTTAA
- a CDS encoding GGDEF domain-containing protein, producing MKYTGRILAISIYLVLHSLYLLYYVLSGRDITMPDWLGYPLFTVICYWAGLQYDRAIFNSERDPLTGLLNRRNTDVRIAKMMAAADRTRHKVFVLAIDCDNFKWINDTLTHETGDTVLIEISKILLLERGKRTIAIRWGGDEFLLCGLCSSPSEVEEIKLRIKNSIARLSGKMNLPVNISIGSALYPDDDNTVSVLITLADRNMYDQKKS from the coding sequence ATGAAATATACAGGAAGGATTCTGGCCATCAGCATTTATCTTGTGCTGCACAGCCTCTATCTCCTTTACTACGTCCTTAGCGGCAGAGACATCACAATGCCGGACTGGTTAGGGTACCCCCTATTTACGGTGATATGCTATTGGGCGGGTCTTCAATACGACCGGGCCATTTTTAATTCCGAGAGAGATCCTTTGACCGGACTCTTGAACCGAAGAAATACGGATGTCCGAATCGCGAAAATGATGGCAGCCGCAGACCGCACCCGGCATAAAGTGTTTGTCCTCGCCATCGACTGCGATAATTTCAAGTGGATCAATGATACGCTGACTCATGAGACCGGAGACACCGTGCTTATTGAAATCAGCAAGATTCTGCTGCTGGAGAGGGGCAAGCGTACCATTGCCATCCGCTGGGGAGGAGATGAGTTTCTGTTGTGCGGACTGTGTTCCAGCCCATCCGAGGTGGAAGAGATCAAGCTCCGGATCAAGAATAGCATCGCCCGCCTGTCAGGCAAGATGAATCTGCCCGTCAATATCTCCATTGGCTCCGCCCTGTATCCGGACGACGACAACACCGTGTCCGTGCTGATTACGCTCGCCGACCGCAATATGTACGACCAGAAAAAGTCGTAG
- a CDS encoding Na-translocating system protein MpsC family protein — translation MIVALIKGGEAFTDEYAKQDEVHNQINEVSSKVQRFPDFTVSWWINPRMLIIKREGIMIPLEKELIELGYENTLKTTKRKMEKRYLETTTIAPLLGKELADIYVDWDFDKDKSVIAYTFN, via the coding sequence ATGATTGTGGCTCTGATCAAAGGTGGTGAAGCTTTCACTGATGAATATGCTAAGCAGGATGAAGTCCATAACCAGATTAATGAGGTAAGCAGTAAAGTTCAGAGGTTTCCTGATTTTACGGTTTCCTGGTGGATAAATCCGCGAATGCTGATTATCAAGCGCGAAGGCATAATGATCCCGCTGGAGAAAGAATTGATTGAGCTGGGCTACGAGAATACGCTTAAGACGACCAAACGGAAGATGGAGAAGCGTTATTTGGAGACGACCACCATCGCGCCTTTGCTTGGCAAAGAATTGGCTGATATCTACGTGGACTGGGATTTTGATAAAGATAAGAGCGTCATCGCATATACGTTCAACTAA
- a CDS encoding ABC transporter substrate-binding protein, protein MSKVYRELQGVGAKAMRLALIASVVMVMLIISACGNSGNSGGNSSSAAGGTDTASATDSGNAAKSSVPAVLNYGFIGANKLNLPGGAEGWGFYKGIIQEELKKYGVTEVKLTSFPNGPDQTESLISGRLDFGSLGDTPAIIAYAGGAKTRIIGQGSAHTVGYLIAKKDGPKTVKDLEGKTIATQKGSFMHRYLVGLLKEEGVTDYKLVHMLIPDATAALARGDIDATTNNGVLALKQIAAGYPLLDDSSKHPNLLGSSVTVVSEDYLAKFPDFAKVWNEAREKALADLKQHEDEYYQFLAEIGDTTPEIAKQANPISDLKDTAFSDDGLALLEGTKNFLVEEKLAKKDFKISDWQLK, encoded by the coding sequence ATGTCAAAGGTTTATAGAGAGCTTCAAGGGGTCGGCGCTAAAGCTATGCGGCTGGCGCTTATTGCAAGTGTGGTCATGGTTATGCTGATCATTTCAGCCTGCGGAAACAGCGGGAATTCGGGCGGCAATAGTTCCTCGGCTGCGGGAGGAACGGATACGGCATCGGCGACAGACAGCGGGAATGCGGCAAAGAGCAGCGTTCCGGCAGTTTTGAATTACGGCTTCATCGGGGCCAACAAGCTGAATTTGCCCGGCGGGGCGGAGGGCTGGGGTTTCTATAAGGGGATTATTCAGGAAGAACTTAAGAAATACGGTGTTACGGAAGTGAAGCTGACCAGCTTCCCGAACGGTCCCGACCAGACAGAATCGCTGATTAGCGGCCGGCTCGATTTCGGTTCCCTTGGAGACACCCCCGCGATTATTGCTTATGCAGGCGGCGCCAAGACCCGTATTATCGGCCAAGGGTCGGCCCATACCGTCGGTTACCTGATTGCCAAAAAGGATGGTCCAAAGACGGTGAAGGATCTTGAGGGCAAAACCATTGCGACGCAGAAGGGTTCATTCATGCACCGTTACCTGGTAGGACTGCTGAAAGAAGAGGGTGTCACGGACTACAAGCTTGTGCATATGCTCATTCCCGACGCCACTGCCGCCCTCGCGCGCGGAGATATCGACGCAACGACCAACAATGGTGTTCTGGCACTGAAGCAGATTGCTGCCGGTTATCCTCTCCTGGATGATTCCTCCAAGCATCCGAATCTGCTAGGCTCCAGCGTGACCGTTGTATCGGAAGATTATCTGGCGAAGTTTCCAGATTTCGCGAAAGTCTGGAATGAGGCGCGCGAGAAGGCGTTGGCCGATTTGAAGCAGCATGAGGACGAATATTACCAGTTCCTGGCCGAGATTGGGGATACGACGCCGGAAATTGCCAAGCAAGCAAACCCAATTAGCGATTTGAAGGATACGGCCTTTTCGGATGACGGACTTGCGCTGCTGGAAGGGACCAAGAACTTTCTAGTGGAAGAAAAGCTGGCCAAAAAAGATTTCAAAATCAGCGATTGGCAGTTGAAATGA
- a CDS encoding 4Fe-4S dicluster domain-containing protein: MIEVISADRCIGCNQCVSVCPTNVFDRSEGKIPVIARQDDCQTCFMCELYCPVDALYVAPDSEAATDITETEVKEQGLLGGYREKVGWGKGRQPVASHAYMVQLSRRAGF, translated from the coding sequence ATGATAGAGGTTATCAGCGCGGACCGGTGCATCGGCTGCAATCAATGCGTGTCTGTATGCCCGACCAACGTGTTTGACCGGTCGGAAGGTAAGATTCCCGTCATTGCAAGGCAGGACGATTGCCAGACCTGCTTCATGTGTGAGCTGTACTGCCCCGTTGACGCCTTGTATGTGGCGCCGGATTCGGAAGCTGCAACGGATATTACGGAGACGGAGGTTAAGGAGCAGGGGCTGCTCGGCGGTTACCGTGAGAAAGTCGGCTGGGGAAAAGGACGACAGCCTGTGGCCAGCCACGCCTATATGGTCCAATTATCACGCCGGGCGGGTTTCTAG
- a CDS encoding FAD-dependent oxidoreductase, with the protein MNETVKKGSLDLKADVLVIGGGPAGTWAALTASARGAKVVLADKGYCGSSGATAPSGTGVWYVEPDKELRENAKASRFILGGSLAEHSWMDRVLSRTYENMNRLGMSGYPYPVDEFGNPHRRNLQGPEYMRLMRKLVKKAGVTILDHSPALELLADGHGVAGAFGVQTQSGETWRVIAGAVVIATGGCAFLSKALGCNVLTGDGLLLAAEAGAAMSGMEFSNAYAICPTFSSVTKTAYYSYASFYYEDGSIVEGAGSKKGRSVIARNLLEGRQVYARLDQAPEDLQPILRVAQTNFFLPFDRLGINPFKDAFPVTLRLEGTVRGTGGIRITDEACGTGVPGLYAAGDAATRELICGGFTGGGSHNAAWAISSGSFAGEGAADYSLSLGRHASGRAPVGLSSLALTQRTAQPDAAVRTSEYITAVQAEVAPYDVNLLRTGERLADSLGRLNQLWKEQRGQEVQLTAQGVKRREAAAMTATARWMYSSALARTETRGMHKREDYKAIDGNQHYRLISGGLDEVWVKPEETAKESVPS; encoded by the coding sequence ATGAATGAAACGGTAAAAAAGGGTTCACTGGATTTGAAGGCGGATGTATTGGTGATTGGTGGAGGTCCGGCGGGTACATGGGCCGCTCTGACCGCCTCGGCCAGGGGCGCCAAGGTCGTGCTGGCCGACAAGGGCTACTGCGGCTCCAGCGGCGCAACCGCCCCGTCCGGAACGGGCGTCTGGTATGTGGAACCCGATAAGGAGCTTCGCGAGAATGCGAAGGCAAGCCGTTTCATTCTGGGCGGCAGCTTGGCGGAGCACAGCTGGATGGACCGGGTGCTTAGTCGGACGTATGAGAATATGAACCGTCTCGGCATGTCGGGGTATCCGTATCCGGTGGACGAATTCGGCAATCCGCATCGCCGCAACCTGCAGGGGCCGGAGTATATGAGGCTGATGCGCAAGCTGGTAAAAAAAGCGGGCGTCACAATCCTCGATCACAGCCCGGCCTTGGAACTGCTGGCCGACGGACATGGTGTAGCCGGCGCATTCGGAGTGCAGACGCAGAGCGGGGAAACCTGGCGCGTCATAGCCGGAGCGGTTGTGATCGCCACCGGCGGCTGCGCGTTCTTAAGCAAAGCGCTGGGCTGCAATGTTCTGACAGGCGACGGGCTTTTGCTTGCCGCCGAGGCGGGCGCGGCAATGTCGGGGATGGAGTTCTCCAACGCCTATGCCATCTGCCCGACATTCTCCTCCGTGACCAAGACGGCGTATTACAGCTATGCAAGCTTTTATTATGAGGACGGAAGTATAGTGGAAGGCGCGGGTTCGAAGAAGGGACGCTCCGTCATTGCCCGGAATCTTCTGGAAGGGCGTCAAGTCTATGCCCGGCTGGATCAGGCTCCTGAGGACTTACAGCCAATCCTGCGGGTCGCACAGACGAATTTCTTCCTGCCTTTTGACCGGCTGGGCATCAATCCGTTCAAGGATGCCTTTCCTGTGACGCTTCGGCTGGAAGGCACCGTCCGCGGAACCGGCGGCATCCGGATTACGGACGAGGCTTGCGGAACGGGCGTACCCGGGCTGTACGCGGCCGGGGATGCCGCAACCCGCGAACTGATCTGCGGCGGCTTTACCGGCGGCGGCAGTCACAATGCGGCCTGGGCTATATCCTCTGGCTCCTTTGCCGGAGAGGGGGCGGCCGACTATTCGCTGAGCCTTGGACGGCATGCCTCAGGCCGTGCTCCGGTCGGACTGTCTTCCTTGGCGCTTACGCAACGGACAGCGCAGCCGGACGCGGCTGTCCGAACATCAGAATATATCACTGCCGTACAGGCGGAGGTAGCGCCTTACGACGTTAACCTATTGCGTACCGGGGAACGCCTCGCGGATTCCCTCGGCCGGCTGAACCAGCTGTGGAAGGAGCAGCGCGGTCAGGAGGTGCAGCTTACGGCGCAAGGCGTTAAGCGGCGGGAAGCGGCGGCCATGACGGCAACGGCGCGCTGGATGTATTCCTCGGCGCTTGCCCGGACCGAAACAAGAGGCATGCATAAGCGCGAAGATTACAAGGCAATCGATGGGAATCAGCATTACCGGTTAATCAGCGGCGGACTGGATGAAGTCTGGGTAAAGCCGGAAGAAACGGCAAAGGAGAGTGTGCCGTCATGA